One genomic window of Halobacterium noricense includes the following:
- a CDS encoding helix-turn-helix domain-containing protein: protein MSESTPKHPAEEKDTKEARLENPSGVLHLFQHESVPILLDAILTLPPGREFNKTEFADHAGVTRQTVSNYIDLLLETDIVEEVPNTSPRRYRVAKSDVVQELFELNSALNNVDEAD from the coding sequence ATGAGCGAGTCAACGCCGAAGCACCCGGCGGAGGAGAAGGACACTAAGGAGGCTCGCCTTGAGAACCCGAGCGGCGTCCTCCATCTCTTTCAGCACGAGAGCGTCCCTATCCTCCTTGACGCCATCCTCACCCTCCCTCCCGGTCGGGAGTTCAACAAGACGGAGTTCGCCGATCACGCCGGCGTCACTCGGCAGACGGTCAGCAACTACATCGATCTCCTACTGGAGACCGATATCGTCGAGGAGGTCCCAAACACGTCGCCTCGTCGCTACCGAGTCGCTAAGAGTGACGTCGTCCAGGAACTCTTCGAACTGAATAGTGCGCTCAACAATGTCGACGAAGCCGATTGA
- a CDS encoding type II toxin-antitoxin system HicB family antitoxin codes for MATVSDPPSGVEFIHKNDGRMTARHVESGVASFGDTEAEALRQLADALDSHVGRGEEIDDPEACLEELGIDAEIREDGPPPWLSDE; via the coding sequence ATGGCGACGGTATCGGACCCGCCCTCGGGCGTCGAGTTCATCCACAAGAACGACGGTCGCATGACTGCGCGACACGTCGAGTCGGGGGTGGCGTCCTTTGGCGACACGGAAGCCGAGGCGCTCCGACAACTTGCCGACGCTCTGGATAGCCACGTCGGTCGCGGCGAGGAGATCGATGACCCCGAGGCGTGCCTCGAGGAACTCGGGATCGACGCCGAAATCAGAGAAGACGGCCCGCCGCCGTGGCTCTCGGACGAGTAG
- a CDS encoding metal-dependent hydrolase, which yields MHQKGHYGAALVAYAPVVFILTALGYTTLGVLGGAVVVGGAMLPDVDQRIPGVKHRGPTHTVWFALAVGAVAGVGGLLLGTSRGVLAALGTGLFGAVVGTLAVVAHILADVLTPTGVRPFAPVHGEKYTLDVVTAANPIANYALLVIGVVVAGVAVAGGLALSG from the coding sequence ATGCACCAGAAAGGCCACTACGGCGCGGCGTTGGTCGCCTACGCCCCCGTTGTATTCATCCTGACTGCGCTTGGCTACACCACGCTCGGAGTGCTCGGTGGTGCCGTTGTCGTTGGCGGGGCCATGCTCCCTGATGTCGACCAACGAATCCCCGGCGTGAAACACCGAGGACCGACACATACCGTGTGGTTCGCGCTCGCCGTCGGCGCGGTCGCCGGTGTCGGTGGCCTACTACTGGGGACGTCCCGTGGCGTGCTCGCTGCGCTCGGAACGGGCCTGTTCGGCGCCGTCGTCGGGACGCTCGCCGTGGTGGCGCATATCCTCGCTGACGTGCTCACACCGACTGGCGTTCGGCCGTTCGCGCCCGTGCATGGCGAGAAGTACACGCTCGACGTCGTCACGGCCGCGAACCCAATAGCGAACTACGCCCTGCTTGTGATCGGCGTCGTGGTCGCCGGTGTGGCGGTCGCTGGCGGGCTCGCGCTCAGCGGTTAA
- a CDS encoding ISH3 family transposase, whose product MYSNKQADGEIHEDQLLNFLVNRLDEEVPISLANNAEIAAEDIYEVLVGACADGTSVSTLCASSQNTPTANTILYHLRTKFEPERLERVANTLLRKDIDELLPKQVEVCADLHLRPYYGDKADTDGLYHSVAKRGTTAFHAYATLYARVTNKRYTLAVRRLEDGDTASSVLAEFLGILDGLDTEIKAVYLDRGFYDSKCLTLLQTHDYAYVIPIIRWGETIQQELSEGWSRVIQHDLTGKLDGHSWTVEFPVYIDCTYLNGKYDENGVARHGYAADAPFIDSPRDARYHYTKRFGIESSYRLFEQAIATTTTRDPTVRLLYVVVSLLLQNVWRYLHYEYVATPRRGGRRLWWWPYKEFVNMVRRAAWTALAVRRAVPANRPPDDRFHR is encoded by the coding sequence GTGTACTCCAACAAGCAAGCAGACGGTGAGATTCACGAGGACCAACTTCTTAACTTTCTCGTCAACCGCCTTGACGAGGAAGTTCCAATCTCTTTAGCAAATAACGCTGAAATCGCTGCTGAGGACATCTATGAGGTCCTCGTCGGCGCTTGCGCCGACGGGACCTCTGTCTCTACGCTCTGTGCGTCGAGCCAGAATACACCCACTGCGAACACGATCCTCTACCATCTTCGGACGAAGTTCGAGCCGGAACGGCTCGAACGAGTCGCTAACACGCTCCTTCGGAAGGATATCGATGAACTGCTCCCCAAGCAGGTGGAGGTCTGCGCAGACCTCCACCTGCGACCCTACTACGGTGACAAAGCCGACACAGACGGTCTCTATCACTCGGTAGCGAAGCGTGGAACCACCGCGTTCCACGCCTACGCCACACTCTACGCGCGTGTGACGAACAAACGCTACACGCTGGCGGTGCGCCGTCTCGAAGACGGCGACACCGCCAGCAGCGTCCTCGCTGAGTTCCTCGGTATTCTCGACGGCCTTGACACCGAGATCAAGGCCGTCTACCTTGATCGCGGATTCTACGACAGCAAGTGCCTCACGCTGCTTCAGACGCACGACTACGCGTACGTGATCCCAATCATCCGGTGGGGTGAGACGATTCAGCAAGAGCTCTCGGAAGGGTGGAGTCGTGTCATTCAGCACGATCTGACAGGGAAACTCGACGGCCACAGCTGGACCGTCGAGTTTCCCGTCTACATCGACTGTACGTACCTAAACGGGAAGTATGACGAGAACGGTGTGGCGCGTCACGGCTACGCCGCTGACGCGCCGTTCATCGACTCACCACGCGACGCTCGATACCACTACACCAAGCGGTTCGGTATCGAGTCGAGCTATCGATTGTTTGAACAAGCGATAGCGACAACAACCACACGAGATCCAACGGTACGGCTGCTGTACGTCGTGGTGAGTCTGCTATTACAGAACGTCTGGCGGTACCTTCACTACGAGTATGTGGCGACGCCCCGCCGAGGCGGGCGTCGCCTCTGGTGGTGGCCGTACAAGGAGTTCGTCAATATGGTTCGACGAGCTGCGTGGACGGCCCTCGCGGTGCGTCGGGCCGTCCCCGCGAATCGGCCACCTGACGACCGGTTCCACCGCTAA
- a CDS encoding site-specific integrase → MRLEATAKQDEYKVWMTDAELEELRRAAANHRDDLIIQLGGYVGLRAFEIPQIRPEHVKRTPDGDHYRLRVPEGKDTTGNGGKPRDAYLPADVEGDVHRYQNAEDIAPDDLLIDLTERGVRDVVKRTAERAAAETGDDDYQYVSSHDLRRRFAQRLLVDRQMNPRVVMAVGGWDSFQAIEPYLNAPTAEVVNDAFEEAGLA, encoded by the coding sequence ATGCGACTGGAAGCGACCGCAAAGCAGGACGAATACAAGGTCTGGATGACCGACGCCGAACTCGAGGAGCTGCGGCGGGCCGCTGCGAACCATCGCGACGATCTCATCATCCAACTCGGTGGCTACGTCGGCCTCCGAGCCTTCGAAATTCCACAGATCCGCCCCGAGCACGTGAAACGCACACCGGACGGCGATCACTATCGACTCCGGGTTCCGGAGGGCAAGGACACGACCGGGAACGGCGGGAAGCCCCGTGACGCCTACCTCCCCGCGGACGTCGAGGGCGACGTTCACCGCTATCAGAATGCCGAAGATATAGCGCCAGACGATTTATTGATCGATCTCACCGAGCGCGGCGTCCGCGACGTCGTGAAGCGCACGGCCGAGCGTGCGGCCGCCGAAACCGGGGACGACGACTACCAGTACGTGAGTTCTCACGATCTCCGCCGCCGCTTCGCTCAGCGCCTTCTCGTCGACCGACAGATGAATCCCCGGGTTGTGATGGCTGTCGGTGGCTGGGACTCCTTCCAGGCCATCGAACCATATCTCAATGCCCCGACGGCCGAGGTCGTCAACGACGCCTTCGAGGAGGCGGGGCTCGCGTGA
- a CDS encoding plastocyanin/azurin family copper-binding protein — translation MTDYSRRQFLGALGAGTVASAGFTQPVAAQETPVVKMGNNYFDPIGLHVEPGTTVRFEIAAGAHSATAYENRIPADGSAFDSGTISSGAFEYTFEAPGTYDYYCIPHKTVGMVGRIVVGSPGGPAEDSPIPDGEVPDSETIVQNGAVAVGSDVEGSGSTDGGMMGPGGGMMGGSRGGRGGVPFIGGALGMLGLIGGLLYWALGRSDESPESQDSAMDTLQRRYAQGEIDEEEFERRHDQLTSDR, via the coding sequence ATGACAGACTACAGTAGACGCCAGTTCCTAGGAGCGCTCGGTGCCGGCACAGTCGCGAGTGCGGGATTCACCCAGCCAGTCGCCGCACAGGAGACGCCCGTCGTGAAGATGGGCAACAACTACTTCGACCCGATCGGACTCCACGTCGAACCCGGCACGACCGTCCGCTTCGAGATAGCGGCCGGAGCACACTCGGCGACCGCCTACGAGAACCGGATTCCGGCCGACGGCAGCGCATTCGACAGTGGAACCATCTCGTCGGGAGCCTTCGAGTACACGTTCGAGGCGCCCGGCACGTACGACTATTACTGTATCCCGCACAAGACGGTCGGCATGGTCGGTCGTATCGTCGTCGGTAGCCCTGGCGGTCCAGCTGAAGACAGCCCGATCCCGGACGGCGAGGTCCCCGACAGCGAGACGATAGTCCAGAACGGCGCCGTCGCCGTCGGCTCAGATGTCGAGGGCAGCGGAAGTACCGATGGCGGCATGATGGGTCCCGGCGGCGGCATGATGGGCGGATCGAGGGGCGGTCGCGGCGGCGTCCCCTTCATCGGCGGGGCACTCGGAATGCTGGGACTGATTGGTGGACTCCTCTACTGGGCACTGGGTAGAAGTGATGAATCTCCCGAGAGTCAGGATTCCGCGATGGATACCCTCCAGCGTCGGTACGCACAGGGCGAAATCGACGAGGAAGAATTCGAACGCCGGCACGACCAGCTCACGTCGGATCGATGA
- a CDS encoding thioredoxin family protein: MTEVILFTQETCGACATQREKNEGIEDAYPDVEFREVDIQADLETAEEYGVRKTPTTLVYANGERTAEFIGIADQDELEAAIESAGQQSPGLAN, translated from the coding sequence ATGACGGAAGTTATCCTGTTCACGCAGGAGACCTGTGGAGCGTGCGCAACGCAGCGAGAGAAAAACGAGGGCATCGAAGACGCGTATCCGGATGTCGAGTTCCGAGAGGTCGACATCCAGGCCGATCTGGAGACGGCCGAGGAGTACGGTGTCCGAAAGACGCCCACGACGCTTGTGTATGCGAACGGGGAGAGAACTGCCGAATTCATCGGCATCGCCGACCAGGACGAACTGGAGGCAGCCATCGAGAGCGCCGGCCAGCAATCGCCCGGACTCGCGAACTGA
- a CDS encoding SHOCT domain-containing protein translates to MASSNQLDTTTIVLLILGAIIVLPLLTMGMGFGGMMGYGGMMGGYGTTSGWWPLVGMLVQLVFLLLLLGGGYLVFRRVTASQSSRDPAMEELRMAYARGDLTEEEFEARRNKLQRSE, encoded by the coding sequence ATGGCATCATCAAACCAACTCGACACCACAACCATCGTCCTTCTCATCCTCGGGGCGATCATCGTCCTCCCCTTGCTCACGATGGGGATGGGATTCGGCGGGATGATGGGATACGGTGGAATGATGGGTGGATACGGGACGACCAGCGGCTGGTGGCCACTCGTCGGGATGCTCGTCCAGCTGGTCTTCCTCCTCCTCCTGCTCGGTGGAGGATATCTCGTCTTCCGTCGGGTGACGGCATCGCAGTCGTCTCGGGATCCCGCGATGGAGGAGCTGCGTATGGCATACGCCCGCGGAGATCTCACCGAGGAAGAGTTCGAGGCGCGTCGGAACAAGCTCCAACGCTCGGAGTGA
- a CDS encoding DUF302 domain-containing protein, whose amino-acid sequence MSVRTPSGSNGVFRKKIAPLPRRTFPADHRTTPAISAAVTGSIIPMPVTSCNPPLAYEGLTEETELGALLPCNVIVYETDDGEIMVSAVDPQQLVGIADNEALDSIANEVHDRFERVLANVADELESSTEI is encoded by the coding sequence ATGTCGGTTCGGACGCCCTCAGGTTCGAACGGTGTTTTCAGGAAGAAGATAGCCCCGCTGCCACGGAGGACTTTCCCAGCCGACCACAGGACAACGCCGGCGATAAGTGCCGCCGTGACCGGGTCAATTATCCCGATGCCGGTGACTTCATGCAATCCCCCGCTGGCATACGAAGGGCTGACCGAAGAAACCGAACTCGGCGCACTCCTCCCGTGTAACGTCATCGTCTACGAAACCGACGACGGCGAGATCATGGTGAGTGCCGTCGACCCACAACAGCTCGTCGGCATCGCCGACAACGAGGCGCTCGACTCGATCGCGAACGAGGTCCACGACCGGTTCGAACGCGTTCTCGCCAATGTCGCGGACGAACTCGAATCATCGACTGAAATCTGA
- a CDS encoding NAD(P)/FAD-dependent oxidoreductase, whose protein sequence is MSTDVHDLVIAGSGIAGLSAAVYAARADLEPLVLEGDEPGGQLTLTTDVENYLGFPDGVGGMELVQRGKEQAEQFGAQFEHGRIEDADLDGQPLELSLSTGDTLYTRSLIVATGASARWVGAENEDELMGQGLSTCATCDGAFHRGDDVLVVGGGDSAMEEALFLAKFADSVTVVHRREELRASEIMADRARDHEDIQFRWNTELEAIHGSQADGVTGATLVSHPDGYPTEKAESGVDVERETVDVGGVFYAVGHTPNTRFLDETAVERDESGYIFTQADDVGRPTARTSVDGVFAAGDVADPRYRQAITSAGTGSMAALDAEEFLETLRSAAELTTTATA, encoded by the coding sequence ATGAGCACGGACGTACACGACCTCGTCATCGCCGGGTCGGGAATCGCCGGCCTCTCGGCAGCCGTCTACGCTGCGCGGGCCGACCTCGAACCCCTCGTCTTGGAGGGCGACGAGCCGGGCGGCCAGCTCACGCTGACGACCGACGTCGAGAACTATCTCGGCTTTCCCGACGGCGTCGGCGGGATGGAGCTCGTCCAGCGCGGCAAAGAGCAGGCCGAGCAGTTCGGTGCGCAGTTCGAACACGGCCGCATCGAGGATGCGGACCTGGACGGCCAGCCGCTGGAGCTATCGCTGTCGACCGGCGACACGCTCTACACGCGGTCGCTGATCGTCGCCACCGGCGCGAGCGCGCGCTGGGTCGGCGCTGAGAACGAGGACGAACTGATGGGGCAGGGACTGTCGACGTGTGCGACCTGTGACGGTGCGTTCCACCGCGGAGACGACGTCCTCGTCGTCGGTGGCGGCGACAGCGCCATGGAGGAGGCGTTGTTCCTCGCGAAGTTCGCCGACTCCGTGACAGTCGTCCACCGGCGTGAGGAGCTGCGGGCCTCGGAGATCATGGCCGACCGTGCTCGCGACCACGAGGACATTCAATTCCGCTGGAACACGGAGCTCGAAGCCATCCACGGCTCCCAAGCGGACGGCGTTACCGGCGCCACGCTCGTCTCCCACCCCGATGGCTACCCCACGGAGAAGGCCGAGTCCGGGGTCGACGTCGAGCGGGAGACCGTCGATGTTGGCGGCGTGTTCTACGCCGTCGGCCACACGCCGAACACGCGGTTCCTGGATGAGACTGCCGTCGAACGAGACGAAAGCGGCTACATCTTCACGCAGGCAGACGATGTCGGCCGACCGACGGCCCGGACGAGCGTCGATGGCGTGTTCGCCGCCGGCGACGTCGCCGACCCCCGGTACCGCCAGGCGATCACGTCCGCCGGCACCGGGAGTATGGCTGCCCTCGATGCCGAGGAGTTCCTCGAGACGCTACGCAGTGCAGCGGAGTTGACGACTACCGCGACCGCGTGA
- the trxA gene encoding thioredoxin yields the protein MATDTATDAGSAPANEPIHVDSADDLDAVVSEHDVVLTDFYADWCGPCQMLEPTVETIAAETAATVAKVDVDANQQLAGAYGVRGVPTLVLFADGEQVEEVVGLQGEDQLRTLVDSYTN from the coding sequence ATGGCAACCGATACTGCAACCGACGCAGGCAGCGCTCCTGCGAACGAACCGATTCACGTCGATAGCGCCGACGACCTCGATGCCGTGGTCAGCGAACACGATGTCGTCCTGACGGACTTCTACGCCGACTGGTGTGGCCCCTGCCAGATGCTCGAGCCGACCGTCGAGACTATCGCCGCCGAGACCGCCGCGACGGTCGCGAAGGTCGACGTCGACGCGAACCAGCAACTCGCAGGCGCCTACGGCGTGCGCGGCGTTCCCACGCTCGTCCTCTTCGCGGACGGCGAGCAAGTCGAGGAAGTCGTCGGCCTCCAGGGCGAAGACCAGCTCCGAACGCTCGTCGACTCCTACACGAACTAG